Proteins found in one Apostichopus japonicus isolate 1M-3 chromosome 16, ASM3797524v1, whole genome shotgun sequence genomic segment:
- the LOC139983812 gene encoding uncharacterized protein, giving the protein MTSSSSKSPFRLTLLKVSEVLTEENVQDLAFLCEDISPARRELITNARELFAALQGHDLLNERKVNVLIDWLDELRLLEASNLLKNYRKTHLTGHVKAQENCFVHEDLPLKYFCVSCDSKICPDCAFTSHNRDAGCDVISLDKMSKEVSERREKLMKELETLKTEIASTEQLWEEKKEHLARCCEKSRNEVQKECLTLIGKAESMKRLQTEVLVGKELADIKQIIEEKKESQILENELAIITQCHKLSHDNALDEIQKISKSTKKTAKIKDKLENQKEMLKHRSVDFLFRKIPNDGAFCSITVSTLIGSVSMRADQLLHTFDERQSSVGVLLICIDPKDSSKEYWRHLEKIDNHDDPVVMSNVDMYYDGKLHPYFAVGNTVFIVHPHSNGSLYDFVKSVSSLVIDEVPEGSWITSIATHYPINYSNDEFIISTSCDHSIREYTVSGSALRVIDTRDILRSNGISRVACCRNLFAIIGRSLDDVILIDADGTVKQFGTLRFQPALSGMLPINIIWTGVQWLVLYISEEVEKEWKVVEYEETGEFVKVCDEGTSSNEMDVPLSVTRWVNAGYVTLANAKVRTFQY; this is encoded by the exons atgacgtcatcaagttCTAAGTCACCGTTCAGACTCACTCTTCTGAAAGTATCCGAAGTCTTGACGGAGGAAAATGTCCAGGATTTGGCTTTCCTATGTGAAGATATAAGTCCTGCCAGAAGAGAGCTGATAACCAACGCTAGAGAATTATTCGCTGCTTTGCAAGGTCATGACCTGCTCAACGAACGAAAGGTTAACGTACTTATCGATTGGTTAGACGAGCTTCGGCTTTTGGAGGCTTCAAATCTGTTGAAGAATTACAGAAAGACGCATCTAACAG GTCACGTCAAGGCACAAGAGAATTGTTTCGTCCATGAAGATCTACCATTGAAGTATTTTTGTGTGTCATGTGACTCAAAAATCTGTCCAGACTGTGCCTTTACGTCACATAATCGGGACGCCGGTTGTGACGTCATAAGCCTGGACAAAATGTCCAAGGAAGTAAGTGAGCGCCGTGAAAAGCTAATGAAAGAATTGGAAACGTTGAAAACAGAGATCGCCTCGACAGAGCAGCTTTGGGAAGAAAAGAAGGAGCACTTGGCGCGTTGTTGTGAAAAATCTCGTAATGAAGTTCAAAAGGAGTGTTTGACATTGATTGGAAAAGCTGAAAGTATGAAGCGATTACAAACAGAAGTATTAGTTGGGAAGGAATTAGCTGACATAAAGCAGATCattgaagagaaaaaggaaTCGCAGATTTTAGAGAACGAACTTGCAATAATAACTCAATGTCACAAATTGTCACACGACAATGCTCTTGATGAAATCCAAAAGATAAGCAAGAGCACGAAGAAGACGGCCAAAATTAAAGATAAATTAGAGAATCAGAAAGAGATGCTAAAACATAGGTCTGTTGATTTCTTGTTCAGGAAGATACCCAATGATGGAGCATTCTGTAGCATTACAGTCAGTACGCTGATAGGAAGTGTAAGCATGCGTGCTGATCAGTTATTACATACATTTGATGAACGACAAAGTAGTGTGGGCGTTCTTCTTATTTGTATTGATCCTAAAGATTCCAGTAAGGAATACTGGAGACATCTGGAGAAGATTGATAATcacgatgatcctgtagttatGTCGAATGTAGATATGTATTATGATGGCAAACTACACCCATATTTTGCTGTAGGTAATACTGTCTTCATTGTACATCCTCACAGCAATGGTTCTCTGTATGATTTTGTAAAATCAGTCTCATCCTTGGTGATTGATGAGGTACCTGAAGGTTCCTGGATTACCAGTATTGCTACACATTATCCAATCAATTATTCTAACGATGAGTTTATCATCTCTACCAGCTGTGACCATTCTATTCGTGAGTACACTGTCTCAGGATCTGCTCTTAGAGTAATAGATACACGAGACATTTTACGGTCGAATGGTATATCCAGAGTTGCTTGCTGTCGTAATTTATTTGCTATCATTGGTCGAagtcttgatgacgtcatactgaTAGATGCTGATGGTACAGTCAAGCAGTTTGGCACTTTAAGGTTTCAGCCAGCTTTGTCTGGTatgttaccgatcaatatcaTCTGGACTGGTGTTCAGTGGCTGGTATTGTACATCAGTGAGGAAGTAGAGAAAGAGTGGAAGGTTGTTGAATATGAGGAGACTGGGGAGTTTGTCAAGGTGTGTGATGAAGGAACATCATCTAATGAGATGGATGTTCCTCTTAGTGTCACTCGATGGGTGAACGCTGGGTATGTTACTCTTGCTAATGCTAAAGTACGTACATTTCAGTACTGA
- the LOC139983816 gene encoding uncharacterized protein isoform X4, translating to MSGCLTYQLEHIKGYVKAQETCFIHEELPLKYFCVLCDSKICPDCAFTSHNRDAGCDVISLDKISNEMSQRRETLMNELETLKTGIASTAQLRKEKKENLARSNEKSRNEVQKDYFTLIEKVESNKRLQTELLVGKELADIKQIFEEERESQILENELAIITKCHKFSHENALDELQTISKSTKKTAEIKVKLEKQKEMLNKRSVDLLYRKIPNDGAFCSITVSMMIGSVILRADQLLHTFDERQTSGGVLLVCIDPKISSKEFWRHLEKIDNQDDPVVMSNINMYNDDGKHTLFAVGNTVFIVHPHWTGSLYDYVTSVSSLVIDEVPEGSWITSIATHYPNDDPNDEFIISTSSDHSIREYNVSGSALRVIDTRDCVRSNAISRVAYCGNLFAIIGRSLDDVILIDADGTVKHYGTLKLPLAMSGMLPINIIWTAADWLVLCIGEGVEKEWKIVNYKKTGEFVKVCDEGTSSNDMDVPVSVARFIDTGYVTLANAIVRTFQH from the exons ATGAGTGGTTGTTTAACTTATCAACTGGAACACATTAAAG GCTACGTCAAGGCACAGGAGACATGTTTCATCCATGAAGAACTACCATTGAAGTATTTTTGTGTGTTATGTGACTCAAAAATCTGTCCAGACTGTGCCTTTACGTCACATAATCGGGATGCTGGTTGTGACGTCATTAGCCTCGACAAAATTTCCAATGAAATGAGTCAGCGCCGTGAAACGCTTATGAACGAACTAGAAACGTTGAAAACAGGGATCGCCTCGACAGCGCAGCttaggaaagaaaagaaagagaactTGGCGCGTAGTAATGAAAAATCTCGTAATGAAGTTCAAAAGGATTACTTTACACTGATCGAAAAAGTTGAAAGTAACAAGCGATTACAAACAGAATTATTAGTTGGAAAGGAATTAGCTGACATAAAGCAGATCTTTGAAGAGGAAAGGGAATCGCAGATTTTAGAAAACGAACTCGCAATAATAACTAAATGTCACAAATTTTCACACGAGAATGCTCTTGATGAACTCCAAACGATAAGCAAGAGCACGAAGAAAACGGCTgaaattaaagttaaattaGAGAAACAGAAGGAGATGCTGAATAAAAGGTCTGTTGATCTCTTGTACAGGAAGATACCCAATGATGGAGCATTCTGTAGCATTACAGTCAGTATGATGATCGGAAGTGTAATCTTGCGTGCTGATCAGTTATTACATACATTTGATGAACGACAAACGAGTGGCGGCGTTCTTCTTGTTTGTATTGATCCTAAAATTTCCAGTAAGGAATTCTGGAGACATCTGGAGAAGATTGATAATCAAGATGATCCTGTAGTTATGtcgaatataaatatgtataatgatGACGGTAAACACACATTATTTGCTGTAGGTAATACTGTCTTCATTGTACATCCTCACTGGACAGGTTCTTTGTATGATTATGTAACATCAGTCTCATCCTTGGTGATTGATGAGGTACCTGAAGGTTCCTGGATTACCAGTATTGCTACACATTATCCAAACGATGATCCTAACGATGAGTTTATCATCTCTACCAGCAGTGACCACTCTATTCGAGAGTACAATGTCTCCGGATCTGCTCTTAGAGTAATAGATACACGAGACTGTGTACGCTCTAATGCTATATCCAGAGTTGCTTACTGTGGTAATTTATTTGCTATCATTGGTCGAagtcttgatgacgtcatactgaTAGATGCTGATGGTACAGTCAAGCATTATGGTACTTTAAAGCTTCCGTTAGCTATGTCTGGTatgttaccgatcaatatcaTCTGGACTGCTGCTGATTGGCTGGTATTGTGCATCGGTGAGGGAGTAGAGAAAGAGTGGAAGATTGTAAACTATAAGAAGACTGGAGAGTTTGTCAAAGTGTGTGATGAAGGAACATCATCTAATGATATGGATGTTCCTGTAAGTGTCGCTCGATTTATCGACACTGGATATGTTACTCTTGCTAATGCTATAGTACGTACATTTCAGCACTGA
- the LOC139983816 gene encoding uncharacterized protein isoform X2 encodes MSGCLTYQLEHIKEDLAFLCEDISPARRELITNARELFAALQGHDLLNERKVNVLIDWLDELRLLEASNLLKNYRKTHLTGYVKAQETCFIHEELPLKYFCVLCDSKICPDCAFTSHNRDAGCDVISLDKISNEMSQRRETLMNELETLKTGIASTAQLRKEKKENLARSNEKSRNEVQKDYFTLIEKVESNKRLQTELLVGKELADIKQIFEEERESQILENELAIITKCHKFSHENALDELQTISKSTKKTAEIKVKLEKQKEMLNKRSVDLLYRKIPNDGAFCSITVSMMIGSVILRADQLLHTFDERQTSGGVLLVCIDPKISSKEFWRHLEKIDNQDDPVVMSNINMYNDDGKHTLFAVGNTVFIVHPHWTGSLYDYVTSVSSLVIDEVPEGSWITSIATHYPNDDPNDEFIISTSSDHSIREYNVSGSALRVIDTRDCVRSNAISRVAYCGNLFAIIGRSLDDVILIDADGTVKHYGTLKLPLAMSGMLPINIIWTAADWLVLCIGEGVEKEWKIVNYKKTGEFVKVCDEGTSSNDMDVPVSVARFIDTGYVTLANAIVRTFQH; translated from the exons ATGAGTGGTTGTTTAACTTATCAACTGGAACACATTAAAG aggATTTGGCTTTCCTATGTGAAGATATAAGTCCTGCCAGGAGAGAGCTGATAACCAACGCTAGAGAATTATTCGCTGCTTTGCAAGGTCATGACCTGCTCAACGAACGAAAGGTTAACGTACTTATCGATTGGTTAGACGAGCTTCGGCTTTTGGAGGCTTCAAATCTGTTGAAGAATTACAGAAAGACGCATCTAACAG GCTACGTCAAGGCACAGGAGACATGTTTCATCCATGAAGAACTACCATTGAAGTATTTTTGTGTGTTATGTGACTCAAAAATCTGTCCAGACTGTGCCTTTACGTCACATAATCGGGATGCTGGTTGTGACGTCATTAGCCTCGACAAAATTTCCAATGAAATGAGTCAGCGCCGTGAAACGCTTATGAACGAACTAGAAACGTTGAAAACAGGGATCGCCTCGACAGCGCAGCttaggaaagaaaagaaagagaactTGGCGCGTAGTAATGAAAAATCTCGTAATGAAGTTCAAAAGGATTACTTTACACTGATCGAAAAAGTTGAAAGTAACAAGCGATTACAAACAGAATTATTAGTTGGAAAGGAATTAGCTGACATAAAGCAGATCTTTGAAGAGGAAAGGGAATCGCAGATTTTAGAAAACGAACTCGCAATAATAACTAAATGTCACAAATTTTCACACGAGAATGCTCTTGATGAACTCCAAACGATAAGCAAGAGCACGAAGAAAACGGCTgaaattaaagttaaattaGAGAAACAGAAGGAGATGCTGAATAAAAGGTCTGTTGATCTCTTGTACAGGAAGATACCCAATGATGGAGCATTCTGTAGCATTACAGTCAGTATGATGATCGGAAGTGTAATCTTGCGTGCTGATCAGTTATTACATACATTTGATGAACGACAAACGAGTGGCGGCGTTCTTCTTGTTTGTATTGATCCTAAAATTTCCAGTAAGGAATTCTGGAGACATCTGGAGAAGATTGATAATCAAGATGATCCTGTAGTTATGtcgaatataaatatgtataatgatGACGGTAAACACACATTATTTGCTGTAGGTAATACTGTCTTCATTGTACATCCTCACTGGACAGGTTCTTTGTATGATTATGTAACATCAGTCTCATCCTTGGTGATTGATGAGGTACCTGAAGGTTCCTGGATTACCAGTATTGCTACACATTATCCAAACGATGATCCTAACGATGAGTTTATCATCTCTACCAGCAGTGACCACTCTATTCGAGAGTACAATGTCTCCGGATCTGCTCTTAGAGTAATAGATACACGAGACTGTGTACGCTCTAATGCTATATCCAGAGTTGCTTACTGTGGTAATTTATTTGCTATCATTGGTCGAagtcttgatgacgtcatactgaTAGATGCTGATGGTACAGTCAAGCATTATGGTACTTTAAAGCTTCCGTTAGCTATGTCTGGTatgttaccgatcaatatcaTCTGGACTGCTGCTGATTGGCTGGTATTGTGCATCGGTGAGGGAGTAGAGAAAGAGTGGAAGATTGTAAACTATAAGAAGACTGGAGAGTTTGTCAAAGTGTGTGATGAAGGAACATCATCTAATGATATGGATGTTCCTGTAAGTGTCGCTCGATTTATCGACACTGGATATGTTACTCTTGCTAATGCTATAGTACGTACATTTCAGCACTGA
- the LOC139983816 gene encoding uncharacterized protein isoform X3: MSGCLTYQLEHIKDISPARRELITNARELFAALQGHDLLNERKVNVLIDWLDELRLLEASNLLKNYRKTHLTGYVKAQETCFIHEELPLKYFCVLCDSKICPDCAFTSHNRDAGCDVISLDKISNEMSQRRETLMNELETLKTGIASTAQLRKEKKENLARSNEKSRNEVQKDYFTLIEKVESNKRLQTELLVGKELADIKQIFEEERESQILENELAIITKCHKFSHENALDELQTISKSTKKTAEIKVKLEKQKEMLNKRSVDLLYRKIPNDGAFCSITVSMMIGSVILRADQLLHTFDERQTSGGVLLVCIDPKISSKEFWRHLEKIDNQDDPVVMSNINMYNDDGKHTLFAVGNTVFIVHPHWTGSLYDYVTSVSSLVIDEVPEGSWITSIATHYPNDDPNDEFIISTSSDHSIREYNVSGSALRVIDTRDCVRSNAISRVAYCGNLFAIIGRSLDDVILIDADGTVKHYGTLKLPLAMSGMLPINIIWTAADWLVLCIGEGVEKEWKIVNYKKTGEFVKVCDEGTSSNDMDVPVSVARFIDTGYVTLANAIVRTFQH, translated from the exons ATGAGTGGTTGTTTAACTTATCAACTGGAACACATTAAAG ATATAAGTCCTGCCAGGAGAGAGCTGATAACCAACGCTAGAGAATTATTCGCTGCTTTGCAAGGTCATGACCTGCTCAACGAACGAAAGGTTAACGTACTTATCGATTGGTTAGACGAGCTTCGGCTTTTGGAGGCTTCAAATCTGTTGAAGAATTACAGAAAGACGCATCTAACAG GCTACGTCAAGGCACAGGAGACATGTTTCATCCATGAAGAACTACCATTGAAGTATTTTTGTGTGTTATGTGACTCAAAAATCTGTCCAGACTGTGCCTTTACGTCACATAATCGGGATGCTGGTTGTGACGTCATTAGCCTCGACAAAATTTCCAATGAAATGAGTCAGCGCCGTGAAACGCTTATGAACGAACTAGAAACGTTGAAAACAGGGATCGCCTCGACAGCGCAGCttaggaaagaaaagaaagagaactTGGCGCGTAGTAATGAAAAATCTCGTAATGAAGTTCAAAAGGATTACTTTACACTGATCGAAAAAGTTGAAAGTAACAAGCGATTACAAACAGAATTATTAGTTGGAAAGGAATTAGCTGACATAAAGCAGATCTTTGAAGAGGAAAGGGAATCGCAGATTTTAGAAAACGAACTCGCAATAATAACTAAATGTCACAAATTTTCACACGAGAATGCTCTTGATGAACTCCAAACGATAAGCAAGAGCACGAAGAAAACGGCTgaaattaaagttaaattaGAGAAACAGAAGGAGATGCTGAATAAAAGGTCTGTTGATCTCTTGTACAGGAAGATACCCAATGATGGAGCATTCTGTAGCATTACAGTCAGTATGATGATCGGAAGTGTAATCTTGCGTGCTGATCAGTTATTACATACATTTGATGAACGACAAACGAGTGGCGGCGTTCTTCTTGTTTGTATTGATCCTAAAATTTCCAGTAAGGAATTCTGGAGACATCTGGAGAAGATTGATAATCAAGATGATCCTGTAGTTATGtcgaatataaatatgtataatgatGACGGTAAACACACATTATTTGCTGTAGGTAATACTGTCTTCATTGTACATCCTCACTGGACAGGTTCTTTGTATGATTATGTAACATCAGTCTCATCCTTGGTGATTGATGAGGTACCTGAAGGTTCCTGGATTACCAGTATTGCTACACATTATCCAAACGATGATCCTAACGATGAGTTTATCATCTCTACCAGCAGTGACCACTCTATTCGAGAGTACAATGTCTCCGGATCTGCTCTTAGAGTAATAGATACACGAGACTGTGTACGCTCTAATGCTATATCCAGAGTTGCTTACTGTGGTAATTTATTTGCTATCATTGGTCGAagtcttgatgacgtcatactgaTAGATGCTGATGGTACAGTCAAGCATTATGGTACTTTAAAGCTTCCGTTAGCTATGTCTGGTatgttaccgatcaatatcaTCTGGACTGCTGCTGATTGGCTGGTATTGTGCATCGGTGAGGGAGTAGAGAAAGAGTGGAAGATTGTAAACTATAAGAAGACTGGAGAGTTTGTCAAAGTGTGTGATGAAGGAACATCATCTAATGATATGGATGTTCCTGTAAGTGTCGCTCGATTTATCGACACTGGATATGTTACTCTTGCTAATGCTATAGTACGTACATTTCAGCACTGA
- the LOC139983816 gene encoding uncharacterized protein isoform X1, protein MTSASSTSPFRLTLLNVSEVLTKKNVQNLAFLCEDISRARRELITNAMELFADLQGHGLLNEQKVNVLIDWLDKLRLVEASNLLKNYRKTHLTGHVKAQENCFIHEDLPLKYFCVSCDSKICPECFLSPHNRDAGCDVISLDKMSNEICQRREKLMNELETLKTGIASTEQLREEKKEHLARCCEKSRNEVQKDYLTMIAKVENMKRLQIEVLDAKELANIKHISEEKKESQNLESELAMITECHKISLENALDEIQKISKSTKKTAEIKVKLEKQEEMLKTVDILYKKIPNDGAFCSITVSTLIGSVSMRADQLLHIFDARQTSGGALLTCVDPKDSSKEFWRHLEKIDNHDDPVVMSNIDMYYDSRNYIIFAVGNNVFIVHPHQNGSLYDSVESVSSLVIDEVPEGSWITSIATYHPNDNPKDEFIISTSCDHSIREYSTSGSALRVIDTRDFVRSNAIYRVAYCGNLFAIIGRSLDDVILIDADGTVKQCGTLRLPSAMSGMLPINIIWTGGEWLVLYISEGVEKGWKVVNYKKTGEFVKVCDEGTSYNEMDVPLNVTRWKNTGYVTFANAKVRTFQY, encoded by the exons ATGACGTCAGCAAGTTCTACGTCACCGTTCAGGCTCACTCTTCTGAATGTATCCGAAGTCTTGACGAAGAAAAATGTCCAGAATTTGGCTTTCCTATGTGAAGATATAAGTCGTGCCAGGAGAGAGCTGATAACCAACGCTATGGAATTATTCGCTGATTTGCAAGGTCATGGCCTGCTGAACGAACAAAAGGTTAACGTACTTATCGATTGGTTGGACAAGCTTCGGCTTGTGGAGGCTTCAAATCTGTTGAAGAATTACAGAAAGACGCACCTAACAG GTCACGTCAAGGCACAAGAGAATTGTTTCATCCATGAAGACCTACCATTGAAGTATTTTTGTGTGTCATGTGACTCAAAAATCTGTCCAGAATGTTTCCTTTCCCCACATAATCGAGATGCCGGTTGTGACGTCATTAGCCTCGACAAAATGTCCAATGAAATATGTCAGCGCCGTGAAAAGCTTATGAACGAACTAGAAACGTTAAAAACAGGGATCGCCTCGACAGAGCAGCTTCGGGAAGAAAAGAAGGAGCACTTGGCGCGTTGTTGTGAAAAATCTCGTAACGAAGTTCAAAAGGATTATTTGACTATGATTGCaaaagttgaaaatatgaaGCGATTACAAATAGAAGTATTAGATGCGAAGGAACTAGCTAACATAAAGCATATCTCTGAAGAGAAAAAGGAATCTCAGAATTTAGAAAGCGAACTCGCAATGATAACTGAATGTCACAAAATTTCACTCGAGAACGCTCTTGATGAAATCCAAAAGATAAGCAAGAGCACGAAGAAGACGGCCgaaattaaagttaaattaGAGAAACAGGAGGAGATGCTGAAAACTGTTGACATCTTGTACAAGAAGATACCCAATGATGGCGCATTTTGTAGCATTACAGTCAGTACGTTGATAGGAAGTGTAAGCATGCGTGCTGATCagttattacatatatttgatGCAAGACAAACGAGTGGGGGAGCTCTTCTTACTTGTGTTGATCCTAAAGATTCCAGTAAGGAATTCTGGAGACATCTGGAGAAGATTGATAATcacgatgatcctgtagttatGTCGAATATAGATATGTATTATGATAGTAGAAACTACATAATATTTGCTGTAGGTAATAATGTCTTCATAGTACATCCTCATCAGAATGGTTCTCTGTATGATTCTGTAGAATCGGTCTCATCCTTGGTGATTGATGAGGTACCTGAAGGTTCCTGGATTACCAGTATTGCTACATACCATCCTAACGATAATCCTAAAGATGAGTTTATCATCTCTACCAGCTGTGACCACTCTATTCGAGAGTACAGTACCTCCGGATCTGCTCTTAGAGTAATAGATACACGAGACTTTGTACGCTCTAATGCTATATACAGAGTTGCTTACTGTGGTAATTTATTTGCTATCATTGGTCGAagtcttgatgacgtcatactgaTAGATGCTGATGGTACAGTCAAGCAGTGTGGCACTTTAAGGCTTCCGTCTGCTATGTCTGGTATGTTGCCGATCAATATCATCTGGACTGGTGGTGAATGGCTTGTATTATACATCAGTGAGGGAGTAGAGAAAGGGTGGAAGGTTGTGAACTATAAGAAGACGGGAGAGTTTGTGAAGGTGTGTGATGAAGGAACATCATATAATGAGATGGATGTTCCTCTTAATGTCACTCGATGGAAGAACACTGGATATGTTACTTTTGCTAATGCTAAAGTACGTACATTTCAGTACTGA